One genomic segment of Deinococcus aestuarii includes these proteins:
- a CDS encoding lactate racemase domain-containing protein, with protein sequence MTLLARAVAPPGELLDEGTITRILEPLRGRFTGQKVLVLIPDHTRTLPLPQLFRLLADVLSDASQLDFMVALGTHPPMTDEHIRQILGLTEEERQRKYGHIRLLNHEWADPETLVSIGTVTQEKVREIAGDRWHPTLGGDVDILINRAAVEADQIVILGPTFPHEVVGFSGGAKYLFPGISGADMINVTHWLGALAGVRGTIGIKDTPVRALIHEAATHLRTPLTLIALVVQGQGLGGMFVGDHLEAWSAAADLSSERHIVWVEKPYRFILSAAPPMYDELWTAGKAMYKLDPALADGGELVIYAPHLEEVSVVHGRYISEIGYHTVPYFLNQWERFDHVPLGVIAHSTHVRGDGEWVDGHEVPRVKVTLASRVSPEDCARLNLGYLDPDSINLDDYANREDEGVLLVRKAGETLYRYRGEQ encoded by the coding sequence GTGACCCTGCTGGCCCGAGCCGTCGCCCCTCCAGGCGAACTCCTTGACGAGGGGACGATCACCCGCATCCTGGAACCGCTGCGGGGCCGCTTCACGGGCCAGAAGGTGCTCGTCCTGATTCCCGACCACACCCGCACCCTGCCGCTGCCACAACTGTTCCGCCTGCTCGCGGACGTGCTCTCGGACGCCTCGCAGCTCGACTTCATGGTCGCGCTGGGCACCCATCCGCCGATGACCGACGAGCACATCCGCCAGATTCTCGGTCTGACCGAGGAGGAGCGGCAGCGCAAGTACGGCCACATCCGCCTGTTGAATCACGAGTGGGCCGACCCCGAGACGCTCGTCAGCATCGGCACCGTGACGCAGGAGAAGGTGAGGGAGATCGCGGGTGACCGCTGGCACCCCACCCTCGGCGGCGACGTGGACATCCTGATCAACCGGGCGGCGGTGGAGGCCGATCAAATCGTGATCTTGGGGCCGACCTTCCCGCATGAGGTGGTGGGCTTCTCGGGCGGGGCGAAGTATCTCTTCCCAGGGATCAGCGGTGCGGACATGATCAACGTCACTCACTGGCTCGGCGCCCTGGCGGGGGTGCGCGGCACCATCGGCATCAAGGACACGCCCGTGCGCGCCCTGATCCACGAGGCGGCCACCCACCTGAGAACGCCCCTCACCCTGATCGCCCTGGTGGTGCAGGGCCAGGGGCTGGGGGGCATGTTCGTCGGCGACCACCTGGAGGCTTGGTCGGCGGCGGCGGACCTGTCGAGCGAGCGGCACATCGTCTGGGTGGAGAAGCCCTACCGCTTCATCCTGTCCGCCGCGCCCCCCATGTACGACGAACTGTGGACGGCGGGCAAGGCGATGTACAAGCTCGACCCCGCCCTGGCCGACGGCGGCGAGCTGGTGATCTACGCGCCGCACCTGGAAGAGGTGAGCGTTGTCCACGGGCGCTACATCTCCGAGATCGGCTACCACACGGTGCCGTACTTCCTGAACCAGTGGGAGAGGTTCGACCACGTGCCGCTCGGCGTGATTGCCCATAGCACCCACGTGCGCGGCGACGGCGAGTGGGTGGACGGCCACGAGGTGCCGCGCGTGAAAGTGACCCTCGCCAGCCGCGTCAGCCCCGAGGACTGCGCCCGGCTGAATCTGGGTTACCTCGACCCCGATTCCATCAACCTCGACGACTACGCAAACCGC